A segment of the Aureliella helgolandensis genome:
CGGCCTCTTGGCTATTTGTAGACAATTCCAAGTGCGGGGCCTCGCTTGCGTCAGTCCCTGATGGCTGAGCCGTCAAAACGACTTCTCCGCTAAGAACCTTGTCGAACCATGCTGTTGCCGCTTCGGCTGGATCGATTGCATTCGCTTCGTGGGATAGGAGCCCAGTGCACAGGAAAGCGAAGACTACCGGTAGGCAAGTGAATCTTGTGCGTTGAAGGTGCAAGCTGCAGACCAACATGGCGATGGGGCTCCGAGATCGTACTTGATGCGAATGCTAAATTTGGAGTCTGCGGTGGGCAGGGACTGGCGAACCGGGCTCTGGTGCTGCAGGTTGAAATGTTCTGCGGGCTGTTCAATTTCCCGCAGCGAAACAGGGGAGAGGGCCATTGTTTGGAGTGCCCTTCCCGTTTCGGTGCACTAGGGGATTCGATGCACTAGGCATTGAGGCGTCTACCCGTTGCCGACAGCGGCATCCCGATCGGCAATCAGCTTGTTGATTGCTTCATCGGCAGGGCGTATTTCGAACGGTCCCATCCTTACTCCGGGATGATTCGACATCAGTGCGATCGCATGATTCAAGTCGCGAGCCTCCAACAGCAGGATTCCGCCCAGCATTTCCTTGGTTTCAACGTATGGCCCATCGGTCACATCGACAGCGCCATTCTTCATTCTCAGCGTGACTGCGTTTCGTGCTGATTGCAGTGCTTCTCCGCCCAGAAAGTGCCCGCCCCGCCGTAGCTCATCGTCGTAGGCAAAACACTCATCCATCATGCGTTGCCCTTCCTCTGGAGAAACTGCCTCCAGCTTCGATTCTTCGATGAAACCCAAGCATACAAATTTCATTTCGAACTCCGATTCTATTGGTACCCGAACTGCGAACCAAACTAAGTCCACTAGGGAGTTCATCGAATGGCAGTGAGCAGGATCGACGCTGAGTCTGGGGATTGTGGGAAATGCACCGTATTGTCGACCACTTCGCCGCGTGCGGGTTTGTTCCCCAGCGGACGTCGCAGCCAGTCCCGCATGCAGTTCTTCGAACGACTAGGGGGCAAATACTGCAGGAAGTTCACGTTGGCTCAGAGGATTGGGATCACGGCTTGCTCTTCTTTGCTAATAGCTTGGTGTCGACCAGCCAATCACACATGCGTTGTGGCCAATCGCCGGCCGCATTG
Coding sequences within it:
- a CDS encoding YciI family protein — translated: MKFVCLGFIEESKLEAVSPEEGQRMMDECFAYDDELRRGGHFLGGEALQSARNAVTLRMKNGAVDVTDGPYVETKEMLGGILLLEARDLNHAIALMSNHPGVRMGPFEIRPADEAINKLIADRDAAVGNG